CCGCGACCAGGAGCTGACGTGGACGTCGTGCTGCTCGCGTCACTCGCGGGCCTGGCCCTCCTGGACAGCACGAGCATCGGCACCCTGGTCATCCCGGTGTGGATGCTCCTCGCCCCGGGCCGGCCGCCGGTGCGCCGCCTCGTCCTCTATCTCGGTGTCCTCGCCGCCTTCTACTTCGTCGTGGGCGTCCTGATACTTTCCGTCGCCCGCGCCGGCGTCGTGGTGAGCGAGGGACTGATCGACACTCCGGTCGTGCGGATCGCGCAGCTGGCCCTGGGCGTCGGTCTGTTCGCGTGGAGCTTCCGATTCGACTCGAAGAAGCGGAGGGAGGCGGGCGAATCGGATCGCACCGCCGCATGGCGCAACCGCGCTCTGCGACCGGACCGGTCATCGGGATCGGTCGCCACCTTGGCCGTGTCCGCCGGAGTGGTGGAACTGGTCACCATGTTGCCGTACCTCGCGGCCATCGCCCTGATCGTGGCGGGCGGGTACACGGTCGTGAGTTCGTTGCCGTTGCTGGCGGGGTACTGCCTGATCATGGTGATTCCGGCCGGGATCGTTCTCGCTGCTCGCGTCGCGGGCGGAGCCCGTCTGGACGGTCCGTTGCAGCGGTTGGACGGGTTCCTGTCCCGGCACGCGGACAGCGCGATCGGATGGGTGATCGGGATCGCCGGGTTCCTGCTGGCCCGCGACGCCGCCGCGGCGCTGTTCACGGGGTGAGCGCCGGACGTCGGGTGGAGGTTGCCCGTCGGGTACGGCCGCTCAGCCGGCGAGGTCGTCCGGGCCGACGACGTCGCCACGCCACTCGGCGGGGCTGACGCCGCCACCGGACCGGGCCCAGACGAGCAGGCCCACGGCGGCGAGGACGGCGACGAGGACGGCGAGCAGGCGCGCGGGGGAGTCGGTCACACCGTCATTCTGCCGGACTGTGCGGCATCGGCCCACCCACCGGCCGTCCGCTCACCGGATATCGCGAGATTGCGGGCGCGGGCGGCGCGAGGGAGCGCAGACTGGGCAGGAACCGTGAGAGGTGGTGCCCATGGCGTCGAGCAGGAAGGCCTCGCCCGCAGTCGAACTCGAGGTGGACGGCCGGACGGTCCGGATCTCCAATCCGGACCGGATCTACTTCCCCGAGACCGGCACCACCAAGCTGGATCTGGTGAACTACTACCTGAGCGTCGGTGACGGGATCGTGCGCGCGCTGGGGGATCGTCCGTGCATGTTGCACCGCTTCCCCGACGGGCTCGCGGGCGACAAGGTGCACCAGAAACGCCTGCCTCGTGGTGCGCCGGAATGGATCCGGACCGTGCGCGTGGATTTTCCGCGCTACGGGCGGCACGCGGACGAACTGTGCGTCACGCATCTCGCGGACGTCGTGTGGGCCGTGCAGATGTCGACGGTGGAGTTCCACCCGTGGAACTCGCGCCGCGCCGACGTCGAACGTCCGGACGAGTGGCGCATCGACCTCGATCCGATGCCGGACTGCGACTTCGACTGCGTGCGCCGCGTCGCGTCGGTGGTGCACGAGGTGCTCGACGAGATCGGCGCGACCGGGTGGCCGAAGACGTCCGGCGGGCGCGGGCTGCACGTGTACGTCCGGATCGAGCCGCGGTGGGGATTCGGGGACGTCCGCCGGGCCGCCCTCGCCTTCGCTCGGGAAGTGGAGCGACGCAGCCCCCAGGACGTGACCACCACGTGGTGGCGCAAGGACCGCGATCCGGCGAAGCTGTTCGTCGACTACAACCAGAACGCTCGTGATCACACCATCGCGAGCGCGTACTCGGTGCGGGGGGTGCCGTCGGCGACCGTGTCGACCCCGGTGACGTGGGACGAGATCCACGACGTCGACCCTCGTGCCTTCACCGTCGAGACCGTGCCCGCCCGGTTCGCCGAACTCGGCGACCTGCACGCGGGCATCGACGACGCGGTGTTCGCCCTCGACCCGCTCCTGGAATGGGCGGAGCGGGACGAGGCCGCGGGCGCCGCGGACCCGGGTGGCGCCGACCACTGAACCGGCTGCTGTTCACACGACGGCAACAACGTTAACCAGTTTGTGATCGGCTGTCATTGCCGTGCAACAACATTCGCCTAGTGTCCGTCCTGGAATACGCACGCGTATACGAGCGCGAACACACGCCCCGCCGCCCGGCGACGGAGGCGACCAGGACGGAGCCGTCGATGACCCGAGCACCTTCTGCCGACCCCGAGCGGGTGCATCCCGTCGACCAGCGCCTGCCGGTGGGGCGGTTGTTCGCCTTCGGGCTCCAGCACGTGCTGATCATGTACGCGGGCAGCGTGACCGTTCCGCTCGTGTTCGGTTCCGCGGTGGGCCTCGAGCGGGACACCGTCGCCATGCTGATCTGCGCGTCACTGCTGGTCGCCGGAATCATCACGGTGATCCAGAGCCTGGGTCTCGGGAAGCTGGCGGGCGCGCGGCTTCCGATCGTCTGCGGCTCCACGTTCGTCGCGTTGACGCCGATGATCCTCATCGCGCAGCAGTACGGATTGCAGGCGGTGTACGGCTCGATGCTCGTGGGTGGGTTGGTCGGCATCGCCCTGGCCTGGCCGTTCGCCAGGATCGTGCGCTTCTTCCCGCCGCTCGTGATCGGGTCCGTCCTCACCGTCGTCGGCATCTCCCTGATCGGCGTCTCGGGTGGGCTGATCATGGGTAACGACCCGACCGCCGCGGATCACGGCGACCCGCTGCGCATCGGACTGGCCGCGGCGGTGGTGGTGGTCGCCCTGGCGTTCATGTGCCTCGGACGCGGTGTCTGGTCGCAGCTCGCGGTACTGATCGCGCTCGCCGCAGGCACCGTCGTCGCGATCCCGCTGGGCATGGTGGGTCTCGGTGGTGTGTCGTCCGCGGCGTGGGCGGGGTTTCCCACTCCGTTCCACTTCGGCGCGCCGGAGTTCCCGATCACCGCGGTGGTCGCCATGAGCATCGTGATGGCGGTGGTGCTGGCCGAGACGACGGCGAGCATGCTCGCCGTCAGCGAGATCACCGGTCGCAGGCTGTCCCGCGGCGACATCGCCAGGGGGCTGGCCGGGGACGGGCTGTCCGGCGTCCTCGGCGGCGTGTTCAACGCGTCGGTCGACACCGTCTTCAACCAGAACGTCGGCGCCGTCGCCACGACCCGCGTGTACAGCCGCTACGTGACCGCGGTGAGCGGCGGGATCCTCATTCTGTTCGGCGCGATCCCCAAGGTGGGCGCCGTGATCGCGGCCGTGCCCGGTCCGGTCGTGGGTGGCGTGGGTCTGATCCTCTTCTCCACCATCGCCGTCGTCGGGATCAACACCTTGCGGCGCGCGGGGCTCGACGACCGGATCAACGCCACCATCGCCGCCACGGCAGTCGGCATCGGCCTGCTACCGGAGCTGGCAGAGGGGCTCTTCGAGCACTTCCCGTCCACCGCGCAAATCGTGCTGGGTAGCGGGATCGCGTTGGCGGCGATGGTCTCGTTCGGCCTCAACCTGCTGTTCAATCACAGCCCGCTCGGTGAGTTCGCGCGCAGGGGTACCGACGACGAGCCGGATCGGGGTCACCTGTCGGAACCCGATTCCGGGACGAGTGTTCCGGCCGAGGACGGGTCGAGGGTGGCACGGTCACACAACTCCCGTAGCGCCGTGCGGTAGGCGCGTGAGCGCGGATAGGCGCTGTGGGTGGCGATCCGGTTGAGATAGCCGGTGTCGTCGATCTCCTCGGCGGCGCGGTCGACCGGATTGGCGCCGCCGGTGGGATAGCCCCACACGGGAAACCCGATGTAGTCGGTGCGTCGCCACAGGTTCCGCCAACGGAGCGTGCCGTCGTCGTCGGTGAGGGCGCTGCACATCGTGCCCGTGCCGGGCGTCGGTGCGGCAGTGCGAAGTCGGTGCTCGGCGCGCCAGGGATCGGTGGACAGGAGGCTCGGCGCGGTTCCGGCGGGATAGCCCACCACCGTCGGACCGATCAACTCGGGAAAGATGCGGCCGAAGTAGGCGCGGAGCTGGCTGCCGTAGGTGATGAGCGAGAGACGTTGCCGCTGAGCGTCGGTGAGGATCGGTGAGAGGATCACCGCGACGGCGAGCACGGAGCCGAGGCTGTGCGCCGACAGCACCACCGTGCGCCGTTGCGGCTCGTGCTCGTCGCCGGATTCGAGCCATTCGCGGCATCGCCAGGCGACCTCGGGAACGACCCGCTCCGCATAGCAGGGTGGGGCCAGCGGGTGGCCACCCCGGGGGAGAAAACAGATGAGGTCCCAGACCAGCCCGACCGGCCGGGTACTGCCTGCGGCGCCGCGGAACAGGGCCGTGACGCCGAGGGCGAGGCCCACCATCGCCATGAGCCAGATGCCGGCGCCGACCGGGCCGCGGACTGCCGCACCGGGGGCGAGCGAGGCGTCCGCGACGGACAACACGAGTGCGGCCGAGGCCGCTGCGCCGCCGAGCAGGGCGAGCGCGGCGACGTATCCTTCGGCGCGCTGGGCGGCGGCGGCGATCCGGCGGTGGGCCCGCAGGGCGGAGCTGTCGGAATCGCCGGGATCGGCGGCGGACGGTCGCCGCCACCTCGACGAGCGCAGGGTGGACACCCCGACCACGGCGGCCAGGAGGAGGAGCGCCGGAATGGCCGCGGCCCCGAACCAGGTGTACGGCAAGGGGATCAGCAGGTTCGCGGAGCCGTCGGCGACTTCGCCGAGGGCCCCGTCGGTGGTCCCGGACTCCGGGCTGGCCAGTGCGGTGACCGGGGCGGGCCCGTTGAGGACGTCACCGGCGACGACGACCACGCTGCTCGAGAACAGCATCGCCGTCACGGTCGCGGCCATCAGCGCGATGCCCGGGCCGGTGCCGCGCCAGGCGTGGTCTCGACACCCGCGCGTCCAGACCACGATCGCCGCACCGATCGCCGCGGACGGGATCAGCCCCCACCATCGGTGAAGGTCGAAGCCGACGGTGAGCAGTCCGGCGACGAACAGGGCACCGAGGACGGTCGGGAGGTGGCGGGTGGGACCGGACCGGCTCGCCGTCCTCCGCCACAGCAGGGCCGATACCGACAGGGCGAGCAGCCCGGCCAGCAGGATCGCGGGCATCGCCGAGACACCGACCAGATGATCGGCCACCGGTTGCCGCTCGGCCGGCTCGAAGGCCAGGATCGCGAGTTGGACGACGAAGAGCGACACCCCTGCGATCGAGACGTACCGCGCCCGGTCCAGGGCGGGGATGCGACGTCGGGATGCGGGAGTGAGATCGCTGCGCCGGACGAGGACGATCGCGCTCCACAGGAGGACGACGAGACCGAGCGAGAGCATCACCAGCGCAGGAATGTTCGCGGCCGAGCCGAAGGCCTCCGCGTGGCATCGGGGTGTGGCGAGGTCTTCCATCCGGCCGCATGCGGGATGGGGCCCGAAGGCGAAGTGCCACGCTGTTCCGACGGTGACCAGGGCTGCGGTCGCCGACACGTGGACGCCTGCCGCGGTGAGGGTGACGGCCTGGTGGCCCCAGAACCGTTGTCGTGACAACAGCGGGCGCCCCCCTCCGGAGTCCCCGGACCGTGATGTCCGATCCAGCGGGTCGGGACGTTCGTATCGGGCCCGGGTGGCGGCTCCGAGTGCCGCGAGCGCGGTCACCAGCACGATCGGAACCGAACTCGCCGCCGCGAGGCGCTGTCCCACCGTCCACGAGTCGGCGAATCCCAACGGCCCGGACACCACCGCACAACTCCGCCCGGCGCACTGGACCGCGATCAGATCCAGTGCGACCACCGACACCGAGGTCGCCAGCAGCAGGGTGAGGAGGAGCCCGGCCAGGCGGAGCGTCCCCGCATGACAGGGGTGTGGCCTCGTCCCGGTGCCCTTGTCCAGGCAGCGGGCCCAGTAGGCGACGTTGACCAGGCCGAACGGGATCAGCAACATCCACCCGACTCGTGCGAGACCGCCACCGATCCGGTTCGGGGAACCGCCGGACGCGACCGTGGTGCGGGCGAGATTTCCCCACGAGTACGCCTCGCGGCGGACATCGGGATCGGGCACCGCTCCGCGCGCCCGGGCCTGCGGAGTGTCCGCCGCGCCGGTCGGCTGCCAGAATCCGCCGAGCGCGTCGCCGGCCGCCTTCTCGACGTGTTCCCGGGGCAGGTCGAGTATCGCCTCGGGGGGAGTGTTGCCCACCCCGTGGATCCGTAGTTCCAGGACCGTGCGGGAGATCCCCGGCGTCCCGGATGTCCCCGGCGTCCCCGATGTTCCGGATGTTCCGGTAGCGCTCTCCGACATTCGACCCCCCGACGGGACTGTGCGGCCGGTGTTCCCGGCGTGGACTACACGGCCGGCCGAGTGTAGCCAGGGGGCGTCGGGTGGAGAAGTGCTGTGGCCGGTCGGCGACCGCGGGTCACCAGGCGTTCAGGGTGTGGAGGATCTGTGCGCGGGACTGCCACAGTTCGCCGGACCAGTACGGCCAGGAATGGATGCCGGACGGCGGGAAGCTGAACGTCGCCGGGATCCCGAGGGTTGCGAGCCTGATCTGGAACGCCCGGGACGAGGTCATCGACAGAAGCTCCAGGCCCATGCCCATCGCGGTGTTCCAGTACTCGATCGGGGCGCCCGGGTGGTCGTAGATGCCGGGGAAGCCGGTGCCCGCGGACACGTACAGCGACATGCCCTGTAGCTGCGGAGCGACCACGAACGGGTCGTTGCGGAGCCAGGCCGGGTTCCACGGCGGGCCCCACATGGCGTCGACGTTGTAGCGGCCCGCATCGAGCATCGCGATCCGGATCGCCTCGCGCATGCCGGGGGCGGTGGTGTTGAGGTAGCCGGAGTACGAGCCGGCGAACTTGAACTGGTCGCGGTGGTGCGCGGCCAGGGTCATCGCGGCGGTGCCACCCATCGAGACACCGGCGATTCCGGTGTTGCTGCGCTCCACTCCGTACCGGGCGAGGAAGTCCGGGAGTTCCCGGGTCAGAAAGGTCTCCCATTTGTAGGTGACCTGCTGCTGGTTGAAATTGCTGGGGTAGTACCAGTCGGTGTAGAAGCTGGACTCGCCACCCACCGGCATCACCAGCGTGATGTTGTCGTGTCGGAACTGGTCCATCGCGTTCGTGTCGAACGACCATGCGTTGCGGTCCGGGAGAGCGCGCAATCCGTCGAGCAGGTAGAGCGAGGCATTCCCGCCGCGGGCAGCCCACTGCACCTGCACCTTGACGTTCCCCATGGCCGAGGGCACCCACAGTTCCTCGTATCCGCCCGACGGCACGGTGCGGGCCGGGCCGGGTACCGGGGCGGCGCCCGCTCCGGCGGCGGCCACGGTCGCGGCGGTGAGGAGGGCGAGAGTGGCGGCGATCAGGGCGCTGAATCGGTGCCGCAGCGGGCGCCGTCTCGATGTCACAGGGGTCATGCGGTGAATCTCCTCGAGTGGGGCCGCGCCCGCCCCGGCGTTGTGCGCCAGGGCGGGCCGATCCGCGTTACTTTCAGTTGGACTAGTGACCAGATCGACGTCGCGCGCCTCTTCGTTACCCAAACGAGATGTGAGGAGGCTCTCGGGTTCGTGTGGTGGATCGCCCGTCGACGGTGTGCCAGGATCACCGCCGCAGCAGCCGGCCGTCGGGCCCGGCATATCGGTTCGATGACGCCGGGCCCGCGGGCCCCGAGGTGTCCGTAGCATTCGAGGCGTTCGGGAAAGTCGGTGACGTGCGCCGGGATTGGCGGCGTCTCGGCCGAGGAGGCGCGATGAACCCCGCCAGGCGACGACCGGCGCTGGTCTGGCTCCTCACCGCCGTCCTCACGGCCGCGGCGTGGCTCGTGCCGCTCACGGACCCACCGGCGGCGGACGCCCGGGTCACCCGGATCGACGTGTTCTCTCCGTCGATGAACCGGTGGATCGCCAATGACGTCATCACCCCCGCCACCGGAGCGCCCACGCCGACGTTCTACCTCCTCACCGGGATCGGCGGTGGCGAGGACGGCATCTCGTGGTTCAACAACAGCCACGTCCGCGACTTCTTCGCCGGAGAGAACGTCACGGTCGTGCTCCCGGTCGGCGGTGCCTTCAGCATGTACACCGACTGGATCGCCGACGATCCGGTGCTCGGGCGCAACAGCTGGCAGACGTACCTCACCCGCGAGCTACCGGCTGCGGTCGAGCAGCGCTTCCCGAGCACGGGACTCCGCGCGATCGGCGGAGTGTCCATGTCCGGCGGACCCGCACTGGATCTGGCGATCCAGGCACCCGGTTTCTACCGGGCCGCCGCCTCGTACAGCGGGTGCCCGATGACGAGTGGCCCACTCGGTGAGGCGATCGTCCGTTCCATGGTCGAGGTGGGCGGGCGGGGCAACGCCGCGAACATGTGGGGGCCGTTCGGGGCGCCGCTGTGGACCGTCCACGACCCGATGGCCAACGCGGCCAGACTGCACGGGGTCGAGGTGTTCGTGTCCGCGGCCAGCGGGTGGCCGGGCCCGATCGACAACCACGACCCGGGGTTCGTCGTGCCCCAGACCATCGGTGGCGCCGCCGTCGAGGCTCTGGCGGCGGCGTGCACCGGCCTGTTCGAACTACGCCTCCGCTCTCTCGGTGTGCCCGCGACGTTCCGCTACTACCCGGAGGGTTCGCACTCCTGGGGGCTGTTCGAGGCCGAACTCCGGGACTCGTGGCCGCTGATCGCCCGGGCGATCGGTGCCTGACGCGTTCAGAGGAGTATCGCCAGCAGCACCATCGTGAGCAGGACGATCACCGCGGCCAGGGCGATCGCGATGTCGCCGCCGAGTGACTCGGGAGCGCCGAACAGCGGCCCGCGGGATTTCTGCTGTCGGTCGGTCATGTCGGCTTCCCTTCGGCCGTGTCCGCTTCGTCCAGGTCTTCAGTCAAGGAGGTCGACCGTGATCGCGCAACGCGGGCGGCGGGTCGGAGCACCCGAGTGGTCGCTCTGCTGCGACGAGCGGTGGATGCGGGCCCGTCAGTCCCAGCGGAAGAACCGGGCCGAGAGCAGAGCTCCGACGACGACGGTCGTGACCAGGCTCGCCAGGTGGCCTGCCTCGGGTGTGTCCCCCGCCCAGGCGTCGCCGAGTGCCTGTACGGCAGCGCCGAAGGGCAGTACCTCCCCGACACGGGCCAGCGGATCGGGAAGATTGCCCGCGGGCCCGAACAGGCCGCCGACCGCGCCCATCGCGAAGAACGTGACGAGACCGATTGCGATGGAGGCATTTCCGCTCGGCGCGATGGCCGCCACCGTCATGCCGATGGCATACATCGCGGCTGCGGTCAGTGCGAAGACGCCGAGCGCGACGAACGGCGACCGGGGCAGGTTCGCGTCGAACACCGTCATGGCGACGACCACTGCCAGCCCGACCCCGATCGCGGTCTGGGCGATGCTGGTGAGGACCTGTGCGACGAGCACCATCGCCGGGTTCGCCGGTGTGACCGCCAGCCTGCGCAGCACCCCGGTCTTGCGGTAGTAGGACAGGAAGCTCGGCATGTTCACCACACCGATCGTCGCGACGACCATGACGAGCACCAGGGGCATGACGTACAGGTCGAGCACGGTCATCCCGGAGGTGCCGTCCACTTCGTCACTGCCGGCGCCCATCCCGTTCATGACGAGAATCAGGAGCGGGAGGCCGAGAGGGATGACGAGCCCGGCGGTGTCCCGGACGACCATCTTGGTCTCGGCGAGGGTGAGGGCGGCCCAGGCCTTCGGCCCCGGAGATCGCCCGGCGGGTGCGGCGGTGGTGGTCATCGGAGTGTCTCCTGTCCGTGGGGTTCGGTGGGTTCGTGTTCGGTGAGTGGCCGGCCGGTGAGTGCGAGGAAGGCGTCGTCGAGCGTGGCCCGCTGCAGACGGGTCTCGGTGGCGACGACACCGCCGTGCACGAGGGCGGTGCTGACGGTCTGCAGTAGGTCGCCGCCGCCGGTGATCTCGACCCGGTCGCCGTCCACGCGGACGCCGGTGACCTCGGGCAGCCGGTCGAGGACCCGGGTGTCGAACGCCTCCCGGGTCCGGAACGACACCTGCTGCTCGAACCCTGCCGATCCGACGAGTTCGGTGGGCGTGCCTTCGGCGGCCACGCGTCCCCGGTCGATGATCGTGACACGGTCGCAGAGCCGCTCGACCTCCTCCATGAGGTGACTGACGAGCAGCACGGCGACACCGTCGGCCCGCAACCTCTCGACGAGGCCCCAGATCTTGCGGCGGGCCTCCGGGTCGAGGCCGGTGGTCAACTCGTCGAGCAGCACGACGCGTGGGCGCCCGACGAGCGCGAGGGCGATGGAGAGCCGCTGTTGTTGCCCGCCGGAGAGCTTCTCGAACCGGGTGCCACGTTTCGCCTCGAGCCCGACCGCATCGACGAGCTCGTCCGGGTCGGCCCCGTGGGTGTAGAAGGTGCGGTAGAGGCGAACCAGTTCGTCCACCGTGAGTGCCGAGTGGAGTGCGCTCGACTGCAACTGCACGCCGAGAACCTCCCGCACCTGCCGACGGTCTCGGTGCGGATCGAGTCCGAGGATCCGGACGCTGCCCGAGTCGGGGCGGCGCAGCCCCGCGATCATTTCCACCGTCGTCGTCTTGCCCGCGCCGTTCCGGCCGAGCACACCGAGGATCTCGCCCTCCTCGACGTGCAGGTCGACGTCCTCGACGGCCGGTGTCCCTCGATAGAGCTTGCGCAGCTTCCGCGCTTCCATCGCGTGCATTGCCGTATCCCTTCCACTGCTGTTCGCGGCGGCTGCCGTTCGCGACGGCCCTGTTCTCCTGTCGACTCCGACGCTAGGGAGCGCGGCCCTCCGACGCAGGTGCCGGAAGTAACGTTCGCCCGCCATGACTTTCGGCACGGGCGGGGTGCGTCCGCCACCGAATAGACTCGACGGCGATGAGAAGACGGCAGCGATGAGAAGGCTGGGAGCGGACGAATGGTCCGGGCTGCTGGCCGTACTGGTGTGTGCCGCGGCGGGCGTGCCGGTGCTGGTCGCCGTCGCCCTGGGGGACTCGGTGACGACCGTGCCGCCGTGGCTGTGGGTCGTCGTGTTCGGCGTGTTCCTCGCGGCGATGGTGATCTGCATGGTCGAGCTGGTCCGCCCGGCCGCGGTCCCGTGGGTGTTCGGAATCCAGGTGGTCGCGGGCCCGGTGCTGGTTCTCGCCGCGCCGTCCGCCGGACTCACCCCGATCCTGCTCGTGTTCACGGCGGCGGTGAGTGCGTACCTGGTGAGCCGACCGGTGACGGTCGTTGTCGTCGTACTCAATTCGGCGGTCATCGCCTGGTCGCTGTGGTCGATCACCGATGCGCCCGGCGAGGTGCTGATGGTGACGGCGCTGTACGTGATGATCCAGTCGGCGACGGTCCTCGCCGTGGTGGCACAGGAACACGAGGTGCGGCTCCGGCGCGAACTCGCGGTGGCACACACGGAGTTACGGGCCACCAGTGCCCTGTTGGCGGACTCCTCGCGGGCCGACGAACGTCTGCGTATCGCGCGCGAACTGCACGACCTGATCGGTCATCAGCTCACCGTGCTGGCGCTCGAACTCGAGGTGGCCTCGCATCGCGCGACGCCGCCGGCTCTCGAACACGTGACACGTGCCCGCGAGGTGGCGCGCGAGTTGCTCGCCGACGTCCGGGAAACTGTGGGGGAGATGCGGAGCAGTGCACCGGATCTGCGTGAGTCGCTGGCACGGATCGTGGCCGACCTGCCCGGTCTCGACGTCGAACTCACGGTGGACGACGAGGTGTCGGTGGACGAGGAGCGCTCGGCGGCGCTGGTGCGGTGTGCGCAAGAGGTGGTCACCAACACCCTCCGGCATTCCGGGGCGACTCGACTCCGGGTCGCGGTGACGGTGGACGGAGACCGCGTGGTGCTCACGGGACACGACAACGGACAGGGCGCCACTCAGGTCACGATCGGCAACGGGTTGCGCGGTATCACCGAGCGTGCGGAAAGCCTGGGCGGACACGTGGAGTTCACCGCAGACGACGGTTTCCGAGTGGTGGCGTCGGTGCTGGCACGGTGATCTCGGTGTTGCTCGTCGACGACCAGACCCTGGTGCGGCAGGGAATTCGCAGCCTGTTGGGCCTCACCGACGATGTCGAGGTGGTGGCCGAGGCGGACGACGGGATGTCCGGTCTGGCCGCGGTCGCCGAGTATCGCCCCGACGTGGTGCTCCTCGATCTGCGGATGCCGCGGCACGACGGTATCTGGATGCTGGAAGCGTTGCGGGACAGCGACGTCGACGTGCCGGTCCTCGTCCTCACCACCTTCGACGACGACGAGCTGGTGTTGCGTGCCATCCGGTCCGGCGCCAAGGGCTATCTCCTCAAGGACGTGACGCTGGACCAACTCGTCGGCGGGGTGCGAGCGCTCGCCTCCGGTGGCACGTGGGTGCAGCCCGCGATCACGGATCGGGTGTTGCGGGCTGCCGTGGCAGGCCCGGCGGCGGACGCCGACGACGTCCGGGTCGAGTCGCTCACCGACCGGGAGACCGAGGTGCTGCGGCTTCTGGCGAGCGGATATTCGAATCGCGAGATCGCCGACGTGCTGTTCCTCGCCGAGGGGACGGTGAAGAACCACGTCTCGACCGTGCTGCTCAAGCTCGGTGCCCGTGACCGCACGAACGCGGTGCTCCGGGCGTTGCAGCAGGGCCTGCTCGGGTGAGCCGGTCAGGGAGCGGTCCACACCATGTCGCGTTGACGGACCCGGTTTCCCCGGTATCGGACACCGGGTACCGCGCGTGGCTCGCCGTGCGGGACGAAACCGCTGCTCTCGAAGAATCGCACCGCCCCCTCGTTCTCCACGAGGGTCTGTAGGTGGCAGCCGGGTACGCCCAGAGCCTCCAGCCGGTCCAGCCACCGGCGCATCAGGGCGCCACCGACGCCTCGTCCGCGGGCCTCGGGAACGAGGTCGATGTGTAGGTGCGCGGGCCAACGCGCGTCCTGGAACTCCCCGGCTGCCGGAATCCGGCGGAGCTTCGCCCACACCATGTCGGCGATACTGCGCGCGAAGAACGCGGCCGGCCGGCGCCGGAACACGAGCCGATATCGGCGGATGGCCGCTTCCATCCGTTCGCTCTCGCTCGGGAACCGGGCGCTGTCCGTGCAGCCGGCGAGGTATCCGGCGAGCTCACCGTCGACGACGGCGACGAACAGCGATTCCGGCTCGAGATCCATGTACGGGGTGAGGTAGACCGCGGCCTCGGACTCGGTGTGCCCCCACAGGGTGCCCGAGGGGGAGCCTTCTCCGGCCCGCTCGAACAGGGCGAGCAGCTCGGGCCGGTCCGTGTCGATGAAGGTGCGGACGACGACGTCGCGATCGGGTGTTCGTTCGCTCATGGGAACAGTTCATCACGGGTGCGGGGTCTCGCGTGGTAGCGATTCCCGGGCACCGGCCTCGTCCGCCGCGAGTTCCTCACTGCGCACGGTGATCCGGTGCGAGATCACCGCCATCGTGAACAATCCGATCGCCACGTAGGTGAGGGCACCGAACCCCTCGGTCGCGAAGTCCACCAGCGCGTTGAGTGCGGTGAAGATCAGAGCCGCCAGCCGCAGCAGTCGCAACGGCCACAGGGGCCCGTCGCGGCGTAGCCGGAGCATCGCCGGGAGTGCGAGTGACAGTGTCACTGCGGCGCTGACGAAGAGGATGCCGCCGGAAATACCCATCCGATCGATCTGGAGCGAGGTGTCGTCGGTATCGACGTCCAGCCCACCCGCGACGAGTTGGACGATCCCGCCGATCACCCCGAGAAGTGCGGACACGACGAGTAGCCATCCCATGACGGGCACCCAGCGCGGGCTCTTGAGGAACGAGGGAACCAGCCGGGGTACGAGCCGGCTCGCCGCGTAGAGCCTGTCGTCGCGG
This genomic interval from Rhodococcus triatomae contains the following:
- a CDS encoding GNAT family N-acetyltransferase, encoding MSERTPDRDVVVRTFIDTDRPELLALFERAGEGSPSGTLWGHTESEAAVYLTPYMDLEPESLFVAVVDGELAGYLAGCTDSARFPSESERMEAAIRRYRLVFRRRPAAFFARSIADMVWAKLRRIPAAGEFQDARWPAHLHIDLVPEARGRGVGGALMRRWLDRLEALGVPGCHLQTLVENEGAVRFFESSGFVPHGEPRAVPGVRYRGNRVRQRDMVWTAP
- a CDS encoding sensor histidine kinase; amino-acid sequence: MTFGTGGVRPPPNRLDGDEKTAAMRRLGADEWSGLLAVLVCAAAGVPVLVAVALGDSVTTVPPWLWVVVFGVFLAAMVICMVELVRPAAVPWVFGIQVVAGPVLVLAAPSAGLTPILLVFTAAVSAYLVSRPVTVVVVVLNSAVIAWSLWSITDAPGEVLMVTALYVMIQSATVLAVVAQEHEVRLRRELAVAHTELRATSALLADSSRADERLRIARELHDLIGHQLTVLALELEVASHRATPPALEHVTRAREVARELLADVRETVGEMRSSAPDLRESLARIVADLPGLDVELTVDDEVSVDEERSAALVRCAQEVVTNTLRHSGATRLRVAVTVDGDRVVLTGHDNGQGATQVTIGNGLRGITERAESLGGHVEFTADDGFRVVASVLAR
- a CDS encoding response regulator; protein product: MLLVDDQTLVRQGIRSLLGLTDDVEVVAEADDGMSGLAAVAEYRPDVVLLDLRMPRHDGIWMLEALRDSDVDVPVLVLTTFDDDELVLRAIRSGAKGYLLKDVTLDQLVGGVRALASGGTWVQPAITDRVLRAAVAGPAADADDVRVESLTDRETEVLRLLASGYSNREIADVLFLAEGTVKNHVSTVLLKLGARDRTNAVLRALQQGLLG
- a CDS encoding ABC transporter ATP-binding protein; amino-acid sequence: MHAMEARKLRKLYRGTPAVEDVDLHVEEGEILGVLGRNGAGKTTTVEMIAGLRRPDSGSVRILGLDPHRDRRQVREVLGVQLQSSALHSALTVDELVRLYRTFYTHGADPDELVDAVGLEAKRGTRFEKLSGGQQQRLSIALALVGRPRVVLLDELTTGLDPEARRKIWGLVERLRADGVAVLLVSHLMEEVERLCDRVTIIDRGRVAAEGTPTELVGSAGFEQQVSFRTREAFDTRVLDRLPEVTGVRVDGDRVEITGGGDLLQTVSTALVHGGVVATETRLQRATLDDAFLALTGRPLTEHEPTEPHGQETLR